A window of Arcobacter acticola genomic DNA:
ATCAGTGTTGAGTTAAGTGATAAAAATACAAATGAATTAATAGCAGGAGAGATTGGCTATAAAATAGGCTCAACATATACTTCACTTACAGGTTTTTCATCAAAAGAAAAGAAATATAATAAGTACCTACTTAAAATTAATGTCATAATTAGTTCCAAAGCCAGCTAATAAATTTTTAACATGTTTATGTAAATTATCAAATGATAAATAAGCTTCTAGTTTATGATAGTGATATTTCATATGTTTCCACAATATTTCTATTTTATTTAGTTCAGGTGAATATGGTGGTAAAAATAATAATTGTAGTCCAAGCTTCTCCCACTTTTCTATCTCTGCTTTAAAAAGCTTACTTGTGTGAATAGATGCATTATCAAGTATGACAACAGTAGTTTTTGTAATCTGATTTACAAAATCATTAAAGAAATCTATAACAACTTGTGTATCTACTTTTGTTATTGTAGTTTTCGAAAAGAGATGATTATTCTTTGTATTTAAAAACCCTAAAACATTTATTCTTTTTGCAAATCTATTTGATGGAATTTCTACTGGCTTACCTATTGGTGACCAATAATAAGGGATATTTGAATCAAGTGAAAAACCACTCTCATCAAAATAATATGTATCAATCCAATCTTTAGCAGACCAGCTTAAAACATTAAGTATTTGAGCTTTTTTGGAAGAATAATTCATCCACTTCTTCTCTTTAAATATAGTGTTTCTAGCTCTTTTAAAACTATATTGTATATTTTTTTAAATATCTTTTTAAGATTTGAGGTGATACTTTTTTAACTCTTTTTGACTCTTTATTAAGAGCTATACAAGTCTCTTTG
This region includes:
- a CDS encoding IS630 family transposase encodes the protein MNYSSKKAQILNVLSWSAKDWIDTYYFDESGFSLDSNIPYYWSPIGKPVEIPSNRFAKRINVLGFLNTKNNHLFSKTTITKVDTQVVIDFFNDFVNQITKTTVVILDNASIHTSKLFKAEIEKWEKLGLQLLFLPPYSPELNKIEILWKHMKYHYHKLEAYLSFDNLHKHVKNLLAGFGTNYDINFK